A genomic segment from Actinomyces lilanjuaniae encodes:
- a CDS encoding bifunctional folylpolyglutamate synthase/dihydrofolate synthase, with amino-acid sequence MSSRHQRDAVGRQGRGPRPGHHPGAAFGLPGRAGRQDGEQNGEGGAAGVAADGAALGPTRRAGSRGAPEGGEGPGGVRGAGETGGVDPELLPYLEAADAPDPEDPAGAAGLAETVDGAGPGGGSADGWSLADAAEAQDTSWQRQAQAEEEDLAALRELVAASMLPGGDLERLDELLAEVDAEDADDPDGWGSWEPQPDEDPSDTSGMQDPAADPAADLAEEETRRRDLEAAARQVEVSARMRQVETEILSRAPEHQVQPSLERVEAVLDILGHPERSYRTVHVAGTNGKTSTARITERLLAATGMRTGRFTSPHLATIRERITLDGEPISEEGFIAAWEDVAPYIQMVDERSQVQGGPRLSFFEVLTVMALAAFADAPVDVAVIEVGLGGRWDATNVIGPDVAVITPVARDHERWLGSDLADIAREKAGIIKDGAVVVTAHQLPEVRAQVEEAVAAHRAVERREHDTLEDPEEPGAGVLEVSGRQVAVGGQLVTLRTAAAVYEDVFVPLHGRYQAHNALLALAATEAVMGGRALPPRVVEEGLASVTSPGRLEVLRSSPTVLVDAAHNPHGVEALVEAVEEVFGFRHLVAVVGVMADKDVEGILGGLEPATDAVVCVPIASERAMDVEDLAEVAREVYGQDRVSLAHDLAEGVDLAATLAEGTDAPATSSGVVIVGSVLLAAQARALFGAR; translated from the coding sequence ATGAGCAGCAGGCACCAGCGTGACGCCGTCGGCCGCCAGGGTCGAGGTCCTCGGCCAGGCCATCACCCAGGTGCAGCCTTTGGCCTCCCCGGCCGGGCTGGTCGGCAGGACGGTGAGCAAAACGGTGAGGGGGGCGCCGCTGGTGTCGCGGCTGACGGCGCCGCCCTGGGTCCTACCCGGCGGGCTGGTAGCCGGGGAGCTCCTGAGGGTGGTGAGGGCCCCGGCGGCGTGAGGGGTGCCGGAGAGACCGGTGGCGTGGACCCCGAGCTCTTGCCCTACCTGGAGGCTGCCGACGCCCCTGACCCCGAGGATCCTGCCGGTGCCGCTGGTCTAGCGGAGACAGTGGACGGTGCCGGTCCCGGTGGCGGCTCCGCCGACGGCTGGTCCCTGGCGGACGCCGCTGAGGCTCAGGACACCTCCTGGCAGCGCCAGGCCCAGGCTGAGGAGGAGGACCTGGCTGCTCTGCGCGAGCTGGTGGCGGCCAGCATGCTGCCCGGCGGGGACCTGGAGCGTCTTGACGAGCTCCTCGCCGAGGTTGACGCGGAGGACGCTGATGATCCTGACGGGTGGGGCTCCTGGGAGCCGCAGCCGGATGAGGACCCCTCTGACACCTCGGGCATGCAGGACCCGGCTGCTGACCCGGCTGCTGACCTGGCCGAGGAGGAGACCCGTCGCCGCGACCTGGAGGCGGCGGCCCGTCAGGTGGAGGTGTCCGCACGCATGCGCCAGGTCGAGACCGAGATCCTCTCCCGGGCGCCCGAGCACCAGGTCCAGCCCTCCCTGGAGCGGGTCGAGGCAGTCCTGGACATCCTGGGCCACCCGGAGCGCAGCTACCGCACCGTCCACGTCGCCGGCACCAACGGCAAGACCTCGACAGCCCGCATAACCGAGCGGCTGCTTGCCGCCACCGGGATGCGTACCGGCAGGTTCACCTCCCCGCACCTGGCCACGATCCGCGAGCGCATCACGCTTGACGGCGAGCCGATCAGCGAGGAGGGCTTTATCGCGGCCTGGGAGGACGTCGCCCCCTACATCCAGATGGTGGACGAGCGCTCCCAGGTGCAGGGCGGTCCCCGGCTGTCCTTCTTCGAGGTGCTCACCGTCATGGCCCTGGCCGCCTTCGCTGACGCTCCGGTGGACGTGGCGGTCATCGAGGTCGGGCTGGGTGGTCGATGGGACGCCACCAACGTCATCGGCCCCGATGTCGCTGTCATCACCCCCGTCGCCCGGGACCACGAGCGCTGGCTAGGTTCGGACCTGGCCGACATCGCTCGTGAGAAGGCTGGGATCATCAAGGACGGCGCCGTCGTGGTCACCGCCCACCAGCTTCCCGAGGTCCGTGCCCAGGTGGAGGAGGCTGTGGCTGCCCACCGGGCGGTGGAACGCCGTGAGCACGACACCCTGGAGGACCCGGAGGAGCCGGGTGCGGGCGTGCTGGAGGTGAGCGGGCGCCAGGTGGCCGTCGGCGGCCAGCTAGTCACCCTGCGCACGGCTGCGGCCGTCTACGAGGACGTCTTCGTGCCCCTGCACGGCCGCTACCAGGCCCACAACGCCCTGCTGGCCCTGGCTGCGACCGAGGCGGTCATGGGTGGGCGGGCACTGCCTCCCCGGGTAGTGGAGGAGGGGCTGGCCTCGGTGACCTCCCCGGGGCGGCTGGAGGTGCTGCGCTCCTCGCCGACCGTCCTGGTGGACGCCGCCCACAACCCCCACGGCGTCGAGGCACTCGTCGAGGCGGTCGAGGAGGTCTTCGGCTTCCGTCACCTGGTGGCCGTCGTGGGTGTCATGGCGGACAAGGACGTCGAGGGGATCCTGGGCGGGCTGGAGCCGGCCACCGACGCGGTGGTCTGTGTGCCGATCGCCTCTGAGCGGGCCATGGACGTGGAGGACCTGGCGGAGGTCGCCCGGGAGGTCTACGGGCAGGACCGGGTCAGCCTCGC